One Limnochordia bacterium DNA segment encodes these proteins:
- the rhaI gene encoding L-rhamnose isomerase, with protein sequence MIVQEYNRLGDCLADRGINVDDVKERLKEQKLETPSWAYGDGGTRFYVFKQAAAARTVWEKTADAAEVHKYTGITPTVALHIPWDMVDNWEELRNYAEEQGVRIGSINPNVFQEPEYKLGSVTNVNGQIREKATDHMLECVEIMKRTGSKVLSMWLADGTNYPGQGDFRRRKRWMEEAFAKVYGALDDDMVMLIEYKMFEPGFYHTDLADWGMATNLAKRLGPKAKTLVDLGHHALGTNIEHIVAYLIDEGKLGGFHFNNKKYADDDLTSGSINPYELFLIYNELAKAETDPDGGLEIAYMIDQSHNIKPKMQAMIQSVQNLQTAYAKALLVNQRQLEEYQAAGDVVGAEEVLMTAFNTDVTPLLEAVRRELGVPEQPLDAFRKSGYEERVAKERSK encoded by the coding sequence ATGATTGTGCAAGAATACAATCGACTGGGCGATTGCTTAGCCGATCGTGGAATCAATGTGGATGATGTAAAGGAGAGGCTGAAGGAGCAGAAACTTGAGACCCCCTCTTGGGCCTATGGTGATGGGGGAACAAGGTTCTATGTCTTCAAACAGGCTGCAGCGGCCAGGACTGTGTGGGAGAAGACAGCCGATGCCGCCGAGGTACACAAGTATACCGGGATTACTCCCACTGTGGCACTACACATTCCCTGGGACATGGTAGACAACTGGGAGGAGTTGAGGAATTACGCCGAAGAACAAGGAGTAAGAATCGGCAGTATTAATCCCAATGTGTTCCAGGAGCCTGAATATAAGTTGGGTAGTGTGACCAACGTCAATGGGCAGATCCGGGAAAAGGCCACGGATCATATGTTAGAATGTGTCGAGATCATGAAGCGGACCGGTTCTAAGGTGCTGAGCATGTGGCTGGCCGATGGTACCAACTATCCGGGGCAAGGGGATTTTCGTCGGCGCAAGAGGTGGATGGAAGAGGCCTTTGCCAAGGTGTATGGGGCCCTAGACGACGACATGGTGATGTTGATTGAATATAAGATGTTTGAACCAGGCTTCTATCATACGGACCTGGCTGATTGGGGTATGGCGACGAATTTAGCGAAGAGATTAGGCCCCAAAGCAAAGACCTTAGTGGATCTTGGCCACCATGCTTTGGGTACGAATATTGAGCATATCGTGGCGTACTTGATTGATGAGGGTAAACTAGGTGGTTTTCATTTTAACAATAAGAAATATGCCGATGATGATCTTACCTCGGGCTCCATTAATCCCTATGAACTGTTCCTAATCTATAATGAACTTGCCAAAGCCGAGACTGATCCAGATGGTGGGCTCGAGATCGCATATATGATTGACCAAAGTCATAATATCAAGCCGAAGATGCAAGCGATGATTCAGTCGGTCCAGAACCTACAGACCGCCTATGCCAAAGCTTTATTGGTAAACCAGCGGCAGTTGGAGGAGTATCAAGCTGCGGGTGATGTAGTGGGTGCGGAGGAGGTCCTCATGACCGCTTTCAATACTGATGTAACGCCATTGCTTGAGGCTGTTCGTCGGGAACTCGGAGTCCCAGAGCAACCCTTGGATGCTTTTCGAAAGA
- a CDS encoding EutN/CcmL family microcompartment protein — MILARVIQPIVCTYKHEAYAGKKFYLLKQVDAEGNETGEYELAVDYVGAGPGDLVLAGGVPGVASEVFSLEKAPIQTLIMAIVDAVE; from the coding sequence GTGATCTTAGCTCGGGTTATCCAGCCGATAGTATGTACATATAAGCACGAAGCCTATGCCGGGAAGAAGTTCTACCTGTTGAAACAGGTAGATGCTGAAGGAAATGAGACTGGTGAGTATGAACTAGCAGTTGATTATGTCGGAGCGGGCCCGGGCGACCTTGTGTTGGCGGGGGGAGTCCCGGGAGTGGCTTCAGAGGTGTTTAGTCTAGAAAAGGCTCCCATTCAGACGTTGATCATGGCAATAGTGGATGCTGTAGAATGA